Proteins from a genomic interval of Labrus mixtus chromosome 24, fLabMix1.1, whole genome shotgun sequence:
- the LOC132959451 gene encoding uncharacterized protein LOC132959451: protein MTKVGPPTFTAAHCTPTAAVKLFRSLSRMGRRKLLFVLLLMLTLYVDSKASLIQLEKTTGRESNVTPICSNSTMSIITLIICKVRMEMSPGEECLLVYRHGGDFEHKCNPRVRLKKENEAIFLDLTSLTPVDSGIYTCECSRPTRTQTLQLNITVKATSEKSCGRKLNETDAEETLAKTIGREPDVTPLCSNDTEYFISLIICKSSTKRRRGNESCLSYRHEIGFENKCESGVKLLTENQTVFLQLSSLTPEDEGSYACDCSCGDGTYTTHLNVTVEEPSNDNLLQSFHWVFIAMTTALPAFIIITGIMVGCTLRKKSCRNNTRSEASGLSVQEAPCSLDRGEPDNLYESLQQPLSDLYQTISSVHHPHDAKSDNTATAHQEIDDTEIEQWEDYENL from the exons ATGACGAAGGTTGGTCCTCCTACCTTCACTGCAGCTCACTGTACTCCCACAGCAGCAGTGAAACTGTTCAGAAGTTTGTCCAGAATGGGCCGACGGAAACTGCTGTTTGTTCTGCTTCTGATGCTAACGCTTTACGTCGACAGCAAAG CGTCTCTCATACAGCTTGAGAAAACCACGGGCAGAGAATCAAATGTCACACCGATATGCAGCAACTCAACCATGAGTATCATCACCCTGATCATTTGTAAGGTCCGCATGGAGATGAGTCCTGGAGAAGAGTGTCTTTTAGTGTATCGACACGGAGGTGATTTTGAGCACAAATGTAACCCAAGAGTCCGACTTAAGAAAGAGAATGAGGCGATATTTCTGGATTTAACCAGTTTAACACCAGTGGATAGTGGGATCTACACCTGTGAATGCTCACGCCCTACGAGAACACAGACCCTCCAGCTCAACATCACCGTGAAAG CGacttctgagaagagctgtggAAGAAAACTCAATGAAACAGATGCTGAAG AGACTCTGGCGAAAACCATCGGGAGAGAACCAGATGTTACACCGTTATGCTCCAACGACACAGAGTATTTCATCTCACTGATAATTTGTAAGAGCAGCACAAAGAGAAGAAGGGGAAACGAATCTTGTTTGTCTTATCGACATGAAATTGGCTTTGAGAATAAATGTGAATCAGGAGTCAAACTTCTGACAGAGAATCAGACGGTGTTTCTTCAGTTGAGCAGTTTAACACCAGAGGATGAAGGGAGCTACGCCTGTGATTGTTCATGTGGGGATGGAACTTATACTACCCATCTGAATGTCACTGTGGAAG AGCCGTCAAACGACAATCTTCTGCAATCCTTCCACTGGGTTTTCATCGCCATGACGACTGCCCTTCCTGCATTTATCATCATCACTGGAATTATGGTTGGATGCACTCtgagaaaaaaatcctgcag AAATAATACGAGGTCAGAAGCGTCTGGGTTATCTGTGCAGGAAGCACCCTGCTCTTTG GACCGAGGTGAACCAGATAACCTCTACGAAAGCCTTCAACAACCATTAAGTGACCTCTATCAAACCATCTCCTCAGTGCATCATCCGCACGACGCCAAGAGCGACAACACAGCGACTGCACATCAAGAAATAGACGATACAGAGATCGAGCAATGGGAAGACTATGAAAACCTTTGA
- the gemin8 gene encoding gem-associated protein 8: protein MEDISTVMSWFSSPVYSRYWQHYQQAMAWHQRHRRAYRKALMAAYGPGYRQGQPASGQRRYADWHEGDGSSEEEEEEEEDEEEEGSSSDSEIECDVSNMEISEELRQYFAQTEKHKEELKKQQQLEAEQQGSYVPADQDLHSVSWRGSAAPPLERPGERRGAEMKKLYGEDSAKIMAMEAAMQLAFDRNCDRKQPKYWPVIPLKL, encoded by the exons ATG GAGGACATAAGCACTGTGATGTCCTGGTTCTCCAGCCCGGTGTACAGCCGCTACTGGCAGCACTACCAGCAGGCGATGGCGTGGCACCAGAGACACAGGCGCGCCTACAGAAAGGCCTTAATGGCCGCCTACGGCCCCGGATACCGCCAGGGGCAGCCGGCCAGCGGGCAGCGGCGTTACGCAGACTGGCACGAGGGAGATGGTagctctgaggaggaggaggaggaggaggaggacgaggaggaggaggggagcagCTCGGACAGCGAGATCGAGTGTGACGTCAGCAACATGGAGATCAGCGAGGAGCTTCGGCAGTACTTCGCCCAGAcggaaaaacacaaagaggagcTGA AGAAGCAACAGCAGCTGGAAGCGGAGCAGCAGGGCAGCTACGTGCCGGCCGACCAGGACCTGCACAGCGTCTCCTGGCGGGGCAGCGCGGCTCCTCCCCTGGAGCGACCCGGCGAGAGGCGAGGGGCGGAGATGAAGAAGCTGTACGGCGAGGACTCGGCGAAGATCATGGCCATGGAGGCGGCGATGCAGCTCGCGTTCGACAGGAACTGCGACCGCAAACAGCCCAAGTACTGGCCCGTCATCCCACTGAAGCTGTGA